The genomic window TGGTGATGACGATCTGCATGGTGTTGGAATCATCACGCTTGCAGGAAGCAATGCCGGGGCAACAATGCGAAGCGAGGTGGATGAGAAATCCAGCAGTCCTCATGGGATTTCACTTGGGGGGGAGCCTGATGAATGGAGTACCTATGTTAACAGCAATTTCCAAGCTGTTAACAATTCGATCATGTTCGAGAGCAGCTATAACGCCAACGATCCCGGCGTTCATTTGGACGTCTCGGATGTTCCTGAATGTGAAGGCAAGAAGTCAACAGATAAGCATAGGAggggaaagaaaatagaaaacgaTTCCGCCAAAGCTGAACTTACCGATTCGGATTAACATGGTCTTGTCCCAATATACTTTGCATACTATAAATCTTTGTATTGTTTTACTATGCTTCTTCTCGTATTATGTCTTTGATTATATACCATTTTGGCTGTTTTCTGCATTATTGTTAGCCAAATAATGATAGAGTGTTTGAACTTTCAAGTTCATACTTGTCCTCTTGTGTCTTTAATTGCAATAAGAAGGCCTGTTGTGATGAATAAAATGGTCTATCACTTGTTTCT from Gossypium hirsutum isolate 1008001.06 chromosome D12, Gossypium_hirsutum_v2.1, whole genome shotgun sequence includes these protein-coding regions:
- the LOC121224361 gene encoding uncharacterized protein — encoded protein: MPLETCKPDHSSGEGDKHTRLLDKEVKDMVSAITRRVAGIHKPGSSHVRDDGDDDLHGVGIITLAGSNAGATMRSEVDEKSSSPHGISLGGEPDEWSTYVNSNFQAVNNSIMFESSYNANDPGVHLDVSDVPECEGKKSTDKHRRGKKIENDSAKAELTDSD